The sequence CCTTCGGTGCGTCGTCGCTGCCGCAGGCGACCAAGGTGAACGAGGCGGCCAGGGCGGCCACCGCGATGGCGCCGGTGCGTGGAGAGCTGGTCACGTGGAGTTCCCCCTTGTTGCTTTCCGGTCGAAAGACCGCGCCACGTTACCAAGGTCTTCACGGATCAACTCCGGTAAGCGGGAGCGAAATAGGCGTGCCGTTCGTCTCTCTTCCGGAGGCGCGGCCCGCGTGGATAAGCCTGTAATCGAAGGAACACCCGCCGTGCACGTGCATCTGCTCATGCATGGGCATATGAACAGAGCTATGATCCGAGCTAGTTGACACTTGCACCTTGCAACTCGGGGAGCGTCCTGTGCACCACGTGTACAACGGCATGGCGGCCACAGAGCTTCGCGGAGTCGTCTGGCAGAAGAGCAGGCACAGCAACTCCCAGGGTTCCTGCGTGGAGTTCGCGCGGCTGCCCGGTGGAAATGTGGCGATGCGCAACTCCCGTCACCCCGACGGGCCCGCTCTCGTCTACACGCCCGCGGAGATCGAGGCGCTGCTGCTGGGCGTCAAGGACGGCGAGTTCGACCATCTCGCGACCGGCGCCTGACGCCGGGCCCGGCCCCCGAGGGGCCGGACCGGGGCGTCGGTGAGCCCTACTCCGTCTTCTCCGGCAGGCGGAAGAGCGCCCATACGACCTTGCCGTACAGCGGTCCGGTGGGCAGCTCTCCGAGGGGCACGGGAGAGGGGTGCCAGCCCCAGCTGTCGCTGACGCACTCCACCAGGAACAGTCCGCGGCCCGATTCGGCGGAATCCGCCGCCTCGCCCGCCACCGGGCTCTCCCGGCTGGGGTCGCGCACCGCGCACACCAGCCGCGAGGTCCAGCGCATCAGGTGCAGCCGCACCGGCGGGTCCTGGAACTCCCGGGGCGGATCGCCGGGCAGCGCGTGCCGCAGGGCGTTGGTGACGAGCTCGGACACCACGAGGGCGACATCGTCGAACCGGTCGCCCAGCTCCCACCGCTCCAGGGTGGTCCGGGTGAACTTCCGTGCCCCGGAGACCGCTTCGTAGCGCGCGGGCAGGGCGCACGAGGCCGATCCGGCAACCCCCGAGGGGTCGGTGGGGGGAAGCCCCTGCCGTAACGGCTCGAGCATCGTCGATCCATTCGTCCCCATACGAGGCACTCCCGGGATTCGCGGCTGTAGCGGCACTGCCTGTAGCGGTACTGCGGGGGGTACAGCGGCACAACACGAGCACGCAGGTGCGCGAGGACCACTGTTCCGAATGCGCACAGCAGATGCAAGGGCAGATGCACGTGCACGCGCCGGACCTGCCCGATACCGTGGTGGTTGCGGGGCATTTCTTCCCGGGGCCAGTTTCGGAGCTTTCCGGACGTCTTCCCATTTCCGTAACCGAATGAGTACGGGCTGAAGCGTTTTGGTGGCAGAATCCGGCAGTCGGGGTTCCGGGGGGCTCCGGTGCCAGGGAGAGCGATGGGGAGGGTCGGGCCAGTGTCGGCAGGCGAGTCGAGTGGATCGGTGGTGCGGCGCATCCTCCTGGGTTCCCAGCTCAGGAGATTGCGGGAGTCGCGCGGTATCACCCGTGAGGCGGCCGGCTACTCGATCCGGGCCTCCGAATCGAAGATCAGCCGCATGGAGTTGGGACGGGTGAGCTTCAAGGCCAGGGACGTCGAGGACCTGCTCACGCTCTACGGAGTGGCCGACGAGGCGGAGCGGGACTCGCTCCTCGGCCTGGCCCGCGAGGCCAACGTGGCGGGCTGGTGGCACAGTTACGGCGACGTGCTGCCCGGCTGGTTCCAGACGTACGTCGGCCTGGAGGGCGCCGCCTCCCTGATCCGCATCTACGAAGTCCAGTTCGTGCACGGACTGCTGCAGACCGAGGCCTACGCCCACGCCGTCGTCGCGCGCGGGATGCGCGGCGCCTCGCCCGCCGAGATCGACCGCCGCGTCGCCCTCCGCCTGGAGCGCCAGAAGATCCTCGTGTCGGAGCGCGCTCCGGCGTTCCACGCCGTGCTCGACGAGGCGGCACTCCGTCGCCCGTACGGCGAACGCGAGGTCATGCGCGCCCAGTTGCGGCATCTGATCGATATGTCGGAGCAGCCGAACATCACGCTTCAGGTCATGCCCTTCAGTCATGGCGGTCATGCGGGCGAGAGCGGCTCATTCACGATGCTGCGCTTTCCCGAATCCGATCTGTCGGACATTGTCTATTTGGAGCAGCTGACGAGCGCGCTCTATCTGGACAAGCCCGAAGAAGTCGCGCAGTACGAAAAGGCGATGGCCGCCCTGGCCCAGGAGAGCCCGTCTCCGGAAGAGAGCCGGGATCTTCTGCGCGGACTACTCCAACTGACGTAATTTCTCGTTACGATGACGTCACATCAGGAGTCTGCGAACGCCTGCAGTAAGGGATTGCATGTCCTTCTTCCATGAACTGGCACACCAGTACATCGACGGTGAGTGGCTGACCGGCAGCGGCTCGTGGGACATCATCGATTTCAATCCCTACAACGGTGAGAAACTCGCCGCGGTCACCGTGGCCACCGCGCTGGAGGTCGACCGGGCCTACCGGGCGGCCGAGCGGGCGCAGCGGGAATGGGCCGGGGTCAACCCGTACGAGCGGCGGGCCGTCCTCGAACGCGCGCTCCGTATCACCGGCGAGCGCGCCGAGGAGATCACCGAGGCGATCATCGACGAACTGGGCGGCACCCGGCCGCGCGCGCGGTACGAGGTCGACAGCGCCGCCGAATTCCTGCGGGAGGCGATCCGCCAGGCGCTGCGGCCCACCGGGCGGCTGCTGCCCGCCGTGGGAGACGGCCGGGAGAACCGGCTCTACCGGCTTCCCGTCGGCGTCGTCGGAGTCATCAGCGCTTTCAACTTCCCTTTCCTGGTGACGATGAAGTCCGTCGCGCCCGCCCTGGCCCTCGGCAACGCGGTCGTCGTGAAACCCCACCAGAACGCCCCGGTCGTCGGAGGCGGCCTGATAGCGCGGATATTCGAGGACGCCGGGCTGCCGGCCGGGCTGCTCAACGTGGTGATCACCGACAGCGCCGAGATCGGTGACGCGTTCATCGAGCACCCCGTGCCCAAGGTCATCTCGTTCACCGGCTCCGACCGGGTCGGACGGCACGTCGCCGCCACGGCGGCCGGCGCCTTCAAGCGGACCATCCTCGAACTGAGCGGGAACAGCGCCCTGGTGGTGCTGGAGGACGCCGACATCGACTACGCGGTCCGGTCCGCCGTCTTCAGCCGCTTCCTGTACCAGGGCCAGGTCAGCATGGCGGCCAACCGGATCCTGGTGGACCGGTCGGTGGCCGCGGAGTTCACCGAGCGCTTCACCGCCGAGGTGGCGGCGCTCAAGGCCGGCGACCCGCGGGACCCGGAGACCCGGATCGGTCCGGTCATCAACGCCTTCCAGGCCGACGCGCTGGACGCCCTGGTGGACCGGGCGATCGCGGACGGCGCGACGGCCCTCGTCCGGGGCCGGACCGTCGGTAACGTCGTCGGGCCCACCGTCCTCACCGGCCTCGCCGAGGACTCCCCGCTGCTGACGCAGGAGATCCTCGGCCCGGTGGCCCTGCTGATGACGTTCGACGGCGAGGACGAGGCCGTGCGGATCGCCAACGAGGGCCCGTACGGTCTCAGCGGCGCGGTCCACACCCGGGACGCGGAGCGCGGTGTGAAGTTCGCCCAGCGCGTCGTCAGCGGGATGTTCCACGTCAACGACTCCACCGTGCAGGACGATCCGCTGGTCGCGTTCGGCGGCGAGAAGACCTCCGGGGTGGGGCGGCTGAACGGCGAGGCGGCGGTGGAGGCGTTCACCACCCAGCGGTGGATGTCGATCCAGCACGGCCGCTCGGTCTTCCCGTACTGACGCCACGTCCTGACGCTACGTCACGGAAGAGGCGCGGGTCCTCGGAACGTGGTGCGGTAGGCGCTCGGCGAGACGCCCAGCGCCGCATGGAAGTGCCGGCGCAGATTGGCCGCCGTACCGAGCCCGGTGCGCGCGGCCACCTGCTCCACGGGCGTGTCCGACTCCTCCAGCAACTCCCGTGCCAGTTCGATGCGTTGCCGGGTCAGCCAGGCCATGGGCGTCAGGCCGACCTCGTCCCGGAACCGCCGGGTGAAATGCCGCACGCTCATCGACTCGCGGGCCGCCAGCTGCCCCAGCGTGATCGGGTCCTGGAGCCGCCGCAGCGCCCAGTCGCGGGCGGCCGAGGTCCCCGGGGCCGACTGCCCGGGCACCGGCCGCCGGATGTACTGCACCTGGCCGCCCTCGCGGTGGGGCGGCACCACCGTGCGCCGGGCCACGTCGTTCGCGACGGCCGTCCCGTGGTCGCACCGGATCATGTGCAGGCACAGGTCGATCCCGGCGGCACACCCCGCCGAGGTCAGGACGGACCCCCCGTCGGTGTAGAGCACGTCCGGGTCCAGCCCGACGCGGGGGAAGAGCCGGGCGAACAGCTCCGTGTACCGCCAGTGCGTGGTGGCCGTGTGCCCGTCGAGGAGCCCGGCCGAGGCCAGCACGAACGCACCGGTGCAGATCGACGCCACCCGGACCCCGGGCCGGATCAGCGCGAGTGCCTCCGCCAGCGGGGCCGGTAGCGCGGGCGTCTCCTGGACGTAGTCCTCGTACGACGACAGGACGATCACCGTGTCGGCCTCGGCCAGCGCCTCGGGCCCGTGCGCGACGGCCACGGTGAAATCGCCGTCCGTCCGCACGTCGCCGGGTGCGGGGGAGCAGGTGGCGACCTCGTACAACGGCTCGCCGTCGGCCGACGCCCCCTGCCGGGCCTGGCCGAAGAGCTGGTGGACGATGCCCAGCTCGATGGGGAGCAGGACCGCGCGGGCGAGCACGGCGACGCGGTGCCGGCCGGGGCGGGTGAAGACCGTCATGGCCATATCCTTGCGCACCTGGTCCATCGGGACACTCGTGAGGGCGGGGCCCGCTCGCGACGCTGACTCCATGGCCTCATCGACCTCGACTTCGACCACGACCCCGCCCGCCCGAATCCACCGCGCATGGCTGATGGCCGCCGTCGCGGGCGCGGCCATCGTCACGGCGGGCGCGTTCACCACCGTGCCCGGCCTGCTGGTGACGCCGCTGCACCAGGAGTACGGCTGGGAGCGCGGGCAGATCGCGCTCGCCGCCTCGGTGAACATGGTGCTCTTCGGCCTCACCGCCCCGTTCGCGGCGGCGCTGATGGACCGGATCGGGGCCCGCCGGGTGGTCGTGGGGGCACTGCTGCTGGTCGCGTCCGGGGCACTGCTGACCGGGGTGATGACGCGGCCCTGGCAGCTGGTCGCGTACTGGGGTGTGCTGATCGGCCTCGGCAGCGGCTGCCTGACCATGACGTTCGCCGCCGGGCTCACCGCCCGCTGGTTCGACCGGCGGCGCTCGCTGGTGACGGGCGCGCTCAGCTCCGCGAGCCACCTGGGCCAGCTGTTGTTCCTCCCTCTCCTCGCCCGGTCCGTCGACCACCACGGCTGGCGTCCGCCGGTGGTGACGCTGGCGCTGGTGGCCCTGGCGGTGGCCGCCCTGGTGTTCCTGCTGCTGCGCGACCACCCGGCCGAGGCCGGCGTGAAGCCGTACGGGGCAACGGAGTTCGTACCGAAGCCGGCCCCGGCCGCCGGAGCGGCGGTGGGCACGCTGAAGGTGCTCCTGGGGGCGGCGCGCACCGGCCCGTTCTGGCTGCTGGCCGGGGTGTTCGCGCTCTGCGGGGCGTCCACCAACGGCATCATGTGGTCCAACTGGGCGCCCGCCGCGCACGATCACGGCATGCGGGCCACGGCGGCGGCCTCGCTGCTGTCCCTGATCGGGATCTTCTCCGCCCTCGGCGCGCTGCCGGCCGGCTGGCTGACCGACCGGTTCGACCCGCGCCGCGTGCTCACCGTCTGCTTCGCCGTCCGCGCGCTCACCCTCCTCGCCCTGCCCCTGGTGTTCGCCTCGACGGTCACCGTGCCGATGCTCCTGTTCACGGCGGTCTACGGACTCGTCGACGTCGCGACCGTGCCGCCCGTCATCGAACTGGCCCGCCGGGTGTACGGGGAGGACGGGCCCGTCGTCTTCGGCTGGACGAACGCCGCCCACCAACTGGGCGCGGGCGCCTCGGCGTTCCTCGGTGCCACCGCCCGGGACGCGTTCGGCACGTACGACGTGGTGTGGGCCGCGCTGGCGGCGGGATGCCTGGTCGCGGCCCTGCTGGCCCCCGCCGTCCGGATGCGAGGGCACACCTGCCGCCCGGACGCAAGCGGGCGGGGCTACCCTAGTCAAAGTTGAATACGAAGGAGTGCCATGTCCGCGATCCGGCTGCTGGTCCTCGGCGCGGTGCGCATGCACGGCCGCGCGCACGGCTACCAGGTGCGCAACGACCTGGAGTACTGGGGCGCGCACGAGTGGTCCAACGCCAAGCCCGGGTCGATCTACCACGCCCTGAAGCAGATGGCGAAGCAGGGACTGCTCCTCGCGCACGAGACGGCCCCGTCCACGGCCGGCGGCCCGCCGCGCACCGAGTACGAGGTCACGGACGAGGGCCTCGACGAGTACCGCACCCTGCTGCGGGACGCCGTCCGCTCCTACGACCGGAACCTGGACGTCCTCTCGGCGGCGGTCGGCTTCATCGTGGACCTGCCCCGCGAGGAGG is a genomic window of Streptomyces sp. YPW6 containing:
- a CDS encoding DUF397 domain-containing protein, whose protein sequence is MHHVYNGMAATELRGVVWQKSRHSNSQGSCVEFARLPGGNVAMRNSRHPDGPALVYTPAEIEALLLGVKDGEFDHLATGA
- a CDS encoding ATP-binding protein, producing MLEPLRQGLPPTDPSGVAGSASCALPARYEAVSGARKFTRTTLERWELGDRFDDVALVVSELVTNALRHALPGDPPREFQDPPVRLHLMRWTSRLVCAVRDPSRESPVAGEAADSAESGRGLFLVECVSDSWGWHPSPVPLGELPTGPLYGKVVWALFRLPEKTE
- a CDS encoding helix-turn-helix transcriptional regulator codes for the protein MSAGESSGSVVRRILLGSQLRRLRESRGITREAAGYSIRASESKISRMELGRVSFKARDVEDLLTLYGVADEAERDSLLGLAREANVAGWWHSYGDVLPGWFQTYVGLEGAASLIRIYEVQFVHGLLQTEAYAHAVVARGMRGASPAEIDRRVALRLERQKILVSERAPAFHAVLDEAALRRPYGEREVMRAQLRHLIDMSEQPNITLQVMPFSHGGHAGESGSFTMLRFPESDLSDIVYLEQLTSALYLDKPEEVAQYEKAMAALAQESPSPEESRDLLRGLLQLT
- a CDS encoding aldehyde dehydrogenase family protein; the protein is MSFFHELAHQYIDGEWLTGSGSWDIIDFNPYNGEKLAAVTVATALEVDRAYRAAERAQREWAGVNPYERRAVLERALRITGERAEEITEAIIDELGGTRPRARYEVDSAAEFLREAIRQALRPTGRLLPAVGDGRENRLYRLPVGVVGVISAFNFPFLVTMKSVAPALALGNAVVVKPHQNAPVVGGGLIARIFEDAGLPAGLLNVVITDSAEIGDAFIEHPVPKVISFTGSDRVGRHVAATAAGAFKRTILELSGNSALVVLEDADIDYAVRSAVFSRFLYQGQVSMAANRILVDRSVAAEFTERFTAEVAALKAGDPRDPETRIGPVINAFQADALDALVDRAIADGATALVRGRTVGNVVGPTVLTGLAEDSPLLTQEILGPVALLMTFDGEDEAVRIANEGPYGLSGAVHTRDAERGVKFAQRVVSGMFHVNDSTVQDDPLVAFGGEKTSGVGRLNGEAAVEAFTTQRWMSIQHGRSVFPY
- a CDS encoding GlxA family transcriptional regulator — translated: MAMTVFTRPGRHRVAVLARAVLLPIELGIVHQLFGQARQGASADGEPLYEVATCSPAPGDVRTDGDFTVAVAHGPEALAEADTVIVLSSYEDYVQETPALPAPLAEALALIRPGVRVASICTGAFVLASAGLLDGHTATTHWRYTELFARLFPRVGLDPDVLYTDGGSVLTSAGCAAGIDLCLHMIRCDHGTAVANDVARRTVVPPHREGGQVQYIRRPVPGQSAPGTSAARDWALRRLQDPITLGQLAARESMSVRHFTRRFRDEVGLTPMAWLTRQRIELARELLEESDTPVEQVAARTGLGTAANLRRHFHAALGVSPSAYRTTFRGPAPLP
- a CDS encoding MFS transporter, coding for MASSTSTSTTTPPARIHRAWLMAAVAGAAIVTAGAFTTVPGLLVTPLHQEYGWERGQIALAASVNMVLFGLTAPFAAALMDRIGARRVVVGALLLVASGALLTGVMTRPWQLVAYWGVLIGLGSGCLTMTFAAGLTARWFDRRRSLVTGALSSASHLGQLLFLPLLARSVDHHGWRPPVVTLALVALAVAALVFLLLRDHPAEAGVKPYGATEFVPKPAPAAGAAVGTLKVLLGAARTGPFWLLAGVFALCGASTNGIMWSNWAPAAHDHGMRATAAASLLSLIGIFSALGALPAGWLTDRFDPRRVLTVCFAVRALTLLALPLVFASTVTVPMLLFTAVYGLVDVATVPPVIELARRVYGEDGPVVFGWTNAAHQLGAGASAFLGATARDAFGTYDVVWAALAAGCLVAALLAPAVRMRGHTCRPDASGRGYPSQS
- a CDS encoding PadR family transcriptional regulator, yielding MSAIRLLVLGAVRMHGRAHGYQVRNDLEYWGAHEWSNAKPGSIYHALKQMAKQGLLLAHETAPSTAGGPPRTEYEVTDEGLDEYRTLLRDAVRSYDRNLDVLSAAVGFIVDLPREEAVALLKERIEGIREWRDAVTEYYTPAEGPESLGHIGEIMNLWVHSADSGAEWTRGLIARIEGGAYTFAGEGEPFVGVLAEGEENPYATGVPDPGDLD